The genomic segment TACAGTAAAAAGTCATTTTTCCTTTAAACAATTACAATCCAAAAATAGTATGAGTGAATTAGTTGTAGTCAATTTCGATGAAAAATATGAAGCAGATGAAGTACTTTTAGAACTACTCAAACTTGAGCGAGAAAACTTAGCAGATTTGAAAGATGCAGTTGTGATTACCAAAAATGCAGCTGGTAAGATTAGGGTTAAACCATATCACGATTTGGTTGAACCTGGAGACCTGAGTAATGAACTCTGGGGTGGAATCATTAGCGCAGTTTTCTTTCATCGCACTCTTACTATTAAAGAGGGCACATTTGATAGTAGTTTTTTAACAGAAATTGAAGAATCTTTAAAACCAAATTCTTCATCATTGTTTGTTCTAATTTCCTCCGTTAATCTAGAGAAAATAATTGCAGAATTTAATCGTTTTGGAGGAAAGTTAATTAGAACAAGTTTTTCTCAAGACAAAATTGAGAACTTGCAAAAAACTCTTAGTCCTGCTTAGAGGTTGTTTGAAAAGTTGACAATTGATTAAAAAAATATCTCAGGGTATAACCTGTAGATATGTAGATACAGCACAGCAGCATTAAAAGCTGTGATTATTAGTAAAGCATACTGAACTGTATTGAGTTATAGGGGTAAAGCTATAAAAGATACCTTTACCCCTTATTGTATCCTCAAGATTTTTATTGCTTTGATTACAATTTATATCGTAATCAATTAATTCATGCAGTAAATCAAACGGTACTCGTCCAAAGTAGTGGAACAGTATAAAAAACGAGATGATTTAATGACTATGATGTTAAATATCTTCATTTTGAACCTATTTATAACAGAATATAGGAGCGTAATGGAGTCATGGAAGAAAAATCGATCGCAACTCTGCCAGCTAATTCACTCCCTCTAGATCATCGGGGAGTAGAAACTCTTTCTGTGCTAGATATGGGTTTCCTGATAGTAGTCAGCGCTATGATTATTTCGGCGATCGCTACTTTAATTTATGCCTTCATTCCTAAGCGGGTGCAGCAGTATTTATTTAGCCTCAAATTGCCTCATCAAGCCAAGTGTCCTCACTGTCGATATTTTAGCCATAATTCATATCTTAAATGCACCGTCCATCCATCAACGGTGCTAACCGATCAAACCATTAATTGTTTAGATTACAGTCCACATAATCAGGTGAAACTAGTTGAAGAAGATTAGAGAAGACTGTTGAAGATAATTCCCTCTGCCTCTTCGGTCAAGTATTGCCTAATCTAACTGGCGAGATTGGAAAATAAAATTAGGAGTCTTAACCATGAGCTGGAAGCAGTTGACAATCGTGTTTATCTCTACGATAGTATTTCTGTTTGCCGGAAATGCGATCGCACAGACTGATCTAAATATTAATAATACCAATCTGATTCGATTGGGCGGAAATGTCACGGTTGTAGAAAAACAAGTTGTAGAAAATGCTATTGCCATTGGTGGTTCGGCGATCATCCAACCCAATGGACGGGTGACACAAACTGCGATCGCTATCGGTGGAAATATCATTCTCAAGCAAGGCGCACGGGTAGATAGCGATGCCTATGCGATCGGTGGCAAAGTCGTATTAGCAGAAGGAGCCACAATTGGCGGCTCAAACAGCACATTCGATGGTCAATATAATGCACGAGGCATGACGGGAATGTACCGTCATCGAGATCGATTTTTGCCGATGTATTTCTTTTACGCTGGTTTTCGGATTTTTTCGACGATCGTCGGTGCAATTCTGGGCATAATTTTATTACAAACCGCACCACCTTTTCTGCCGAATTTAGCAGCTACCGTGCGTCAATATCCCGGTA from the Nostoc sp. C052 genome contains:
- a CDS encoding DUF1269 domain-containing protein, which translates into the protein MSELVVVNFDEKYEADEVLLELLKLERENLADLKDAVVITKNAAGKIRVKPYHDLVEPGDLSNELWGGIISAVFFHRTLTIKEGTFDSSFLTEIEESLKPNSSSLFVLISSVNLEKIIAEFNRFGGKLIRTSFSQDKIENLQKTLSPA